One region of Bradyrhizobium betae genomic DNA includes:
- a CDS encoding GntR family transcriptional regulator, which yields MAEVDRSVSQTVKAQLALRDQILSGALRPGERISELQAVETTGASRTPVRMALVRLEEEGLLEAIPSGGFMVKAFSERDISDSIELRGTLEGLAARFAAERGVSARELEPLKECLAAIDELLRQVPISVDAFSSYVTLNARFHALLTELSRSPPLIRQIDRASALPFASPSGFVMAQSALPEAQQILIIGQEHHRVVIDAIENREGARAEAVMREHARLAVRNLRLALRNRTHLDLLPALALIRAATD from the coding sequence ATGGCCGAGGTCGACCGCTCCGTCTCGCAAACCGTGAAGGCACAGCTGGCGCTGCGCGACCAGATCCTGTCGGGCGCGTTGCGGCCCGGCGAGCGCATCTCTGAGCTGCAGGCGGTGGAGACCACCGGCGCCTCGCGCACCCCGGTGCGCATGGCACTGGTGCGGCTGGAGGAGGAAGGGCTGCTGGAGGCGATCCCCTCCGGCGGCTTCATGGTGAAGGCGTTTTCGGAGCGCGACATCTCCGATTCCATCGAGCTGCGCGGCACGCTGGAAGGCCTCGCCGCGCGCTTCGCCGCCGAGCGCGGCGTCTCCGCGCGGGAGCTCGAGCCGTTGAAAGAATGTCTCGCGGCGATCGACGAGCTGCTGCGGCAGGTGCCTATCTCGGTCGATGCCTTCTCGTCCTATGTCACGCTGAATGCGCGCTTCCACGCGCTGCTGACCGAATTGTCGCGCAGCCCGCCCTTGATCCGCCAGATCGACCGCGCCTCGGCGCTGCCGTTTGCATCCCCAAGCGGCTTCGTGATGGCGCAGTCGGCGCTGCCCGAGGCGCAGCAGATATTGATCATCGGGCAGGAGCACCACCGCGTCGTGATCGACGCCATCGAGAACCGCGAAGGCGCGCGCGCCGAGGCCGTGATGCGCGAGCATGCTCGGCTCGCCGTGCGCAATTTACGGCTGGCCTTGCGCAACCGGACCCATCTCGACCTCCTGCCGGCGCTCGCGCTGATCAGGGCCGCAACCGACTAG
- a CDS encoding aromatic ring-hydroxylating dioxygenase subunit alpha, producing MTKPFPMNAWYAAAWDAEVKPALLPRTICGKHIVMYRKADGAVAALEDACWHRLVPLSKGRLEGDTVVCGYHGLKYNAQGRCTFMPSQETINPSACVRAYPVVERHRYVWLWMGDPALADPALVPDMHWNHDPAWAGDGKTIHVNCDYRLVLDNLMDLTHETFVHGSSIGNDAVAEAPFDVTHGEKTVTVTRWMRGIEPPPFWAKQLGKSGLVDRWQIIRFEAPCTIAIDVGVAPTGTGAPEGDRSQGVNGFVLNTITPETEKTCHYFWAFVRNYQLGEQRITTEIREGVSGIFREDELILEAQQRAMDENPDRIFYNLNIDAGAMWSRKLIDKMVAKESAPQRLQAAE from the coding sequence GTGACAAAACCCTTCCCCATGAACGCCTGGTACGCCGCGGCCTGGGACGCGGAGGTCAAGCCGGCGCTGTTGCCGCGGACGATCTGCGGCAAGCACATCGTGATGTACCGCAAGGCCGACGGCGCGGTGGCCGCGCTGGAGGATGCCTGCTGGCACCGGCTGGTGCCGCTGTCGAAGGGCCGGCTTGAGGGCGACACCGTCGTCTGCGGCTATCACGGCCTCAAATACAACGCGCAGGGCCGCTGCACCTTCATGCCCTCGCAGGAGACCATCAACCCGTCGGCCTGCGTCCGCGCCTATCCCGTGGTCGAGCGCCACCGCTACGTCTGGCTCTGGATGGGCGATCCCGCGCTGGCCGATCCCGCGCTCGTTCCCGACATGCACTGGAACCATGATCCGGCCTGGGCCGGCGACGGCAAGACCATCCACGTCAATTGCGACTACCGCCTCGTGCTCGACAATCTCATGGACCTCACCCACGAGACCTTCGTGCACGGCTCCTCGATCGGCAACGACGCGGTCGCCGAAGCGCCGTTCGACGTCACCCACGGCGAGAAGACGGTCACGGTGACGCGCTGGATGCGCGGCATCGAGCCGCCGCCGTTCTGGGCCAAGCAGCTCGGCAAGTCCGGTCTCGTCGACCGCTGGCAGATCATCCGTTTCGAGGCGCCGTGCACCATCGCGATCGATGTCGGCGTGGCGCCGACAGGCACCGGCGCGCCGGAAGGCGATCGCTCGCAGGGCGTCAACGGCTTCGTGCTCAACACCATCACGCCCGAGACCGAGAAGACTTGTCACTATTTCTGGGCCTTCGTCCGCAACTACCAGCTTGGCGAGCAGCGCATCACCACCGAGATCCGCGAGGGTGTCTCCGGCATCTTCCGCGAGGACGAGCTGATCCTCGAGGCGCAGCAGCGCGCGATGGACGAGAATCCCGATCGCATCTTCTACAACCTCAACATCGACGCCGGCGCGATGTGGTCGCGCAAGCTGATTGACAAGATGGTGGCGAAGGAAAGCGCGCCGCAACGCCTCCAGGCCGCGGAGTAA
- the pgm gene encoding phosphoglucomutase (alpha-D-glucose-1,6-bisphosphate-dependent) gives MADVHPAAGKLVSPDALTNVPRLVTAYFAGKPDVADPAKRVAFGTSGHRGTSFKNTFNEGHILATTQAICDYRKEKGLTGPLFIGIDTHALAEPALVSAVEVFAANGVDVMIDKDGGYTPTPVISHAILTYNKGRTSGLADGVVVTPSHNPPEDGGYKYNPPHGGPADTDVTGVVEKRANAYLADGLKGVARMDYAKAKKSANVHAYDFVTPYVADLGNVVDLDLVKSAGINIGIDPLGGAAVHYWHPIIERYGLKASVVNEAIDPTFRFMTVDWDGKIRMDCSSPYAMASLIAMRDRFDVAFANDTDADRHGIVTRTGGLMNPNHYLATAISYLFAHRPNWGKDAAIGKTVVSSSIIDRVAKKLGRKLVETPVGFKWFVDGLVSGGFGFGGEESAGASFLRRDGTVWTTDKDGIILGLLAAEIMAKTGRDPSQLFGDLTAELGVPHYARIDVAATTPQKNILKSVTPEQLGLKDLAGDPVRATLSKAPGNGQPFGGIKVETDFGWFAARPSGTEDVYKIYAESFRSTEHLKRIQDEAQAGLKKVFGG, from the coding sequence GTGGCTGATGTTCATCCCGCGGCGGGCAAGCTGGTCTCGCCGGACGCGCTCACCAACGTTCCGCGGCTGGTGACGGCCTATTTCGCCGGCAAGCCTGATGTGGCGGATCCGGCGAAGCGGGTGGCGTTCGGCACCTCCGGCCATCGCGGCACCTCGTTCAAGAATACGTTCAACGAAGGGCACATCCTCGCCACCACGCAGGCGATTTGCGACTACCGCAAGGAGAAGGGGCTGACCGGTCCGTTGTTCATCGGCATCGACACCCATGCGCTGGCCGAGCCGGCGCTGGTCAGCGCCGTCGAGGTGTTCGCGGCCAACGGTGTCGACGTCATGATCGACAAGGACGGCGGCTACACGCCGACGCCTGTCATATCGCACGCGATCCTGACCTACAACAAGGGTCGCACGTCCGGTCTGGCTGATGGCGTCGTCGTCACGCCCTCGCACAATCCGCCGGAGGACGGCGGCTACAAATACAATCCGCCGCATGGCGGCCCGGCCGACACCGACGTCACCGGCGTGGTCGAGAAGCGCGCCAACGCCTATCTTGCCGACGGCCTCAAGGGCGTCGCACGGATGGACTATGCCAAGGCGAAAAAGTCGGCGAACGTGCACGCCTACGACTTCGTCACGCCCTACGTCGCCGATCTCGGCAACGTCGTCGATCTCGACCTGGTCAAATCCGCCGGCATCAATATCGGCATCGATCCGCTCGGCGGCGCCGCCGTGCATTACTGGCACCCGATCATCGAGCGCTACGGCCTGAAGGCCAGCGTCGTGAACGAGGCGATCGATCCGACCTTTCGCTTCATGACGGTGGACTGGGACGGCAAGATTCGGATGGACTGCTCCTCGCCTTACGCGATGGCGAGCCTGATCGCGATGCGCGACCGCTTCGACGTCGCCTTCGCCAACGATACCGACGCCGACCGCCACGGCATCGTGACGCGTACCGGCGGCCTGATGAACCCCAACCATTATCTGGCGACCGCGATCTCCTATCTGTTCGCGCACCGCCCGAACTGGGGCAAGGATGCCGCGATCGGCAAGACGGTGGTGTCGAGCTCGATCATCGACCGCGTCGCCAAAAAACTCGGCCGCAAGCTGGTCGAGACGCCGGTCGGCTTCAAATGGTTCGTCGACGGCCTCGTCAGCGGCGGCTTCGGCTTCGGCGGCGAGGAGAGTGCAGGGGCCTCGTTCCTGCGCCGCGACGGCACGGTGTGGACCACCGACAAGGACGGCATCATCCTCGGCCTGCTCGCCGCCGAGATCATGGCGAAGACCGGCCGCGATCCGAGCCAGCTGTTTGGCGATCTCACCGCCGAGTTGGGGGTGCCCCATTACGCGCGCATCGACGTCGCCGCCACCACGCCGCAAAAGAACATTTTGAAGTCCGTCACGCCCGAGCAGCTCGGTCTGAAGGATCTCGCCGGCGATCCCGTCCGTGCCACGCTGAGCAAGGCGCCCGGCAACGGCCAACCCTTCGGCGGCATCAAGGTCGAAACCGATTTCGGCTGGTTCGCCGCGCGGCCGTCGGGGACGGAGGACGTCTACAAGATCTACGCCGAAAGCTTCCGCAGCACCGAGCACCTGAAGCGGATTCAGGATGAGGCGCAGGCGGGGTTGAAGAAGGTGTTTGGGGGGTAA